The Trichoderma breve strain T069 chromosome 2, whole genome shotgun sequence DNA segment CGAGCGTCCTTtaacagcatcaacatggcCAGCCAGAGACCCTTGCCGCCGAGTCCGTTTCCCCAGGTGACGCCCGTAGCTGAGTCTCCCGAGGATGCACTCCACCACGATGGCTCGCAGCACTCCAAGTCGCCCAACCGAAACTCGCTGGACGTAGACATGGACGACTCGGATGGAGACATGGCCGACGATGGTGCCGGCTCCGATGGCGAGAGCGTGAATGCGGATGGAACAAGAtcgaacaagaagaagaagtcccAGCGCTTCTACTGCACTGACTACCCACCATGCAACCTGAGCTTCACAAGGAGCGAGCACTTGGCTAGGCATATCCGGTACGTCAATTAACGCCCCGAtcttgtttctttgctttctctctctttgaGTTCTCAAATATCGCTAACGATATACTAGAAAACACACCGGAGAGCGGCCTTTCCAGTGCCACTGTTCCAGGCGATTCTCGAGGCTGGATAACCTAAGGCAGCATGCCCAAACTGTCCATGTCAATGAAGATATCCCCATCGACTCTCTTGCGGCTACTGGTTCGAGATTTCAGCGGCAGATTAGGACCGATAGGGTTCGTCAAGCTGGTAACAGGGCGAGGGCCTCCACTGGTGGCAGCGCCGGCGGCCCCGTTCGAGGACATTCAAAGTCTCTCTCAACCTCTAGCATTTCCAGCATCGCGTCTGTGGCATCGGCCTACAGTCCCCAGAATGATCCTCGTCgacggcctcctcctctcgtCATGGCAGCTGATCCCCGCTCCAGACTATCTCTGGAATCCTACCGTAGCAGCACCGACAGTACCTTTTCCTACCGACCTCAGTCTCCCGGAGATTTCAGCACGCCAACATCTGCCACGTTTTCAACGGCTCAAAGCAGTCCTCGATGGGGATCTAGCGTGGCGTCTCCGGCGTCTCACTCGCACTCGCGATCTCAGAGCATGTACGTCGTGGGTTCTCGGACTCCCGGTCGTCGGTTGAGCGTTCCCTCAGGAGCCAACCCCTTCCAGTACAGCCAGGTTCAACCTCCAGGCCGCTCAACTGTTGGACCCCCGCTCATGAACAGCTCTCACGCTGCTGCCTTTCAACCTCCGAATGCGAATCTGGTTTCTTCGCCAATCGTTTCGCCTTCTGTGTTTTCTGGTAGAAGAGAGTCTATTGCAAGCAGCACAGGCGAGGAagcatggcggcggcgaacCTGGCACCCTGATAGCCGTAGCTTTGGCAGCACTGCACAGCTAAACGCTGCTCTCAGCCAATCCGTGCGGCCAAATCCCCCGCCACCTATCGCGAATCCCACAGGCCCGCAGTCCAACCTTCGCCTTCCAGGTATCGAGTCTTTtgatcctcttcctcgtTCAGCCTCACCCCCAAGGCGTAACGCATCTCCCATGAGCGTTGACCCCGAGCCCGCTCTGCGACCACCAGTGATGGAGGCCATACAAGCTGATGAGAGGCGGAATCTCAACATGTATGACGTCAGCTTGCAGCGCGGTTTAGGTCGTCTTGACATAGGACACAAGACTCCCCCTCGCGACAGCGCCGGGATGTGGGCGTCTGAAGTCCATAAGGCGGTCCAAAGCAAGGTCGATCAGGCACGCCTGAACCCGCCAACGGTCCGATTTGAAGAGCAGCCCAGGCCAAGCCACCAGGTCCAGCCTTCAGCCCCTCCAAGTCGATCCTTTCACCAGCATACCATGTCTGCTCCTACCCTCGCTAGAGAACCAAGGGGCCATGGGTGGCATCAATCTCCTCAAGACATGCGGGACCCCCGTGTAGATCGAATGGTGCATCCCAACTTCAATGGTTTCGCCGGCTTTCCAGCACGAGAGCCTCAAGAGCACccacaacagcagcattaccatcagcaacaaccgcttcagcagcaacaaatgcaacaacaacagcagcagcaacgccaacAACAGGAGCGTTCGAACAACCCTGATTCATTGAGGCGACTTGAAGCTTTGGTGGCCGTCGCTACCAGTGAAGGCTCCAATACTGCCGCCGCCTATTAAACTGGctgatttatttattttgaTGGGAGCCGGTGCTTCTGCTGGCCCCAGTATCATGATATCAAGTACTAGCACTACCTTTGACAATCTCTCTTCCGCCCCGGAACAAGTCATTTCAGCGATGATTCTGGCCTTTTTATGCAACGTTTACGTTAATCTTGCTATTTGATGATATCCTTGCTTTTCTGAGCAGCCTTTGAGAACATGCTTTGATGCCGGCCTTCAATCGCTATTTTCGCATATCGGCTATGtacttttgcttttttctcgAAACATCGAGGTCGggagttttgtttttctctcatCGCCACTTTTCATAACTCACGAACCACCCATGATGGAACCTGGGTTGCAGCACACAGTATGCgaacttcttcttttgcattCTCGGTCTTTCAACACCGTCGCTCTCTCACATTATCTGATAAAGTTGGctgttctttctttttggggGCGTTTATTTTGCGAAACAGCTGTGTTTGTGACATTGTTTGATATCCTTGTATGTACTCTTTGTTTTCAGGGGGGCTACTTGACTACCTATGATGAGGTTTTTGACGTTTGTACCAAATGGACTGGATATGGCAGGCATCCTTGCGCAGCCGGCGCCAATTGAGTTTCACATACGAAGTGACTGAAAGACGAAAGTCTTTGCAGTGCTGGGCTACGGCGACATTATTACCAGGAGATCTGGTTCTAATGAATTGATACCCTTTGAGCTTTGACCGCGTTCGGAGCGTGTCACATCCTGTTCTTTTGCGATTATCACCAGGGTTTTCTTTTAGTTTACTGTTCTTGATTTGATAACTGCCCGGTGTCTTTGGGGATAGCCATGGACTTTTATTTAGAGCCAATGCATGTTAGGTGTACTGGAGATTAAATGGGAAATTTGACAAATCACAAATGGCATGGAAGGTTTTCCGACTGGGTGCAATCTGTGGAGTGAGTGATGAAGATTAACAAGTAGCCCCAAGTTGGTTGCCTTACCTAGCAGAGCCCAGCGTCTCGTGGAGGCTCATCTGAAATTGGGAACTATCAACATACTTACCCTGTGTGTATAGTAGGTTAGATATATCTACGAGCATACGTAGgtagatatatatatttcaaAGTCCTAAGAAGTGTGTCTTGTAATTGTGATATATTGGATATATATTTCACTTGTAGTCATTGGTATAAATGGAAATGAAAGTGCTGCCTCCTGATCAAAAGATCCAATTGGATATATATTTACACATAAGTGTCACTCTCCTATATCTCGCTCCTACTGTTGAGACTACCTAGtactctcttttctttctcctctatGAACAAGCTCCCTCTTCCTATACCCTTTGCCTATTTCTCAGCAGTTGAACCATAGAGATTCTTGATAGTAACATCAAACTCCTCGGGCCGCCGCCCTAATAGCTGCTCCAGGGTCGACGACACATGTGCAGTTTCTCCCGCACGAATGGCGTCCCACGCAGTTGCCCAGGttcgagagagagagttgcaTCCAAACTTTGCGGCGACCTGCGGCTGGGCGGTGTATTCATCCACAGTGACTTGGCGGATGGTCAATTCTCTACCCGCCACGGTGGAGAGCAACTTGACGGTGTCGGCAAGAGACCATTCTCGAGGCCCGGTGAGGACTACGAGCTTGTTCTTCCAAGGAAAGCTGGCTGAGTCTTGGTAGTGCTGGGCAATTAGATTTGCGGAGGCTTCGCCTAGCTCATCACGCTTGGCCCAGCTTATGCCGGGGCCGGAACCGTCATGGGGAATGAGAATCTCGGTGGTGGATGTATCTCTCAAGTCCAAAAAGGCGGTGTAAATGGGGAATGATTCGTGATAGAGCCCTTCCCTGATGGAAGTCCACGAGAAGCTGGGATCCTGGTCGGCGAGTTTCCGCAGATGAGCCTCGGTGTCAAGATGGGCGCCCATGACCTCTGCCAGCGTGGTGCTCTTGTCaggcagagcaaaagcaagagaCGAGTAAAAGACATGCTTTACACCGGCTCTGTGAGCGGCATCGAGGGCTGGAATATGCAGTCCTGTGCGGTACTCGTGGACGTGGCTGGGGTAGGAGATGAGGAACAGGGTGTTGATGCCCTGGAAAGCGGCTTCGAGTTCAGAGGGCGAAGCTTCGTATGAGgcttgacgaagatggaCGCCTTGATCTTTGTAGATTTGGGGAGTCTTTTCTGGGTAGCGggagatgaggacgacgTTGGAGGCGGGCACGGCTTTGAGGAGGTGGGTGTAAGTGCTGGTGCCGAGACCTCCAGAGGCGGGGAAGATGCCAATGGTCGACATTGTGATGGTGAATGATTTGGGCTGTATGTGTCTGATATCAAGTTGGATTCTTTGTGAAGTGATTAAAATGGTGAATGGTATAGTAATAAGTGGTGTTTAGGTATATTGAGATGCAATTCTGTCATGGCTACGGGATTGGCTCGGAGATTCTGTCCAAATATTAATAATGTCGCCGGCATTGGCTACAAAGGTACAATGACGTATGCAACAATCCGGAATtagatgatgaaatgaagcAAGTGTGAAGCTGCAGTAAGTAACAAGACGACACTCGAGAAATGAAGCTCTCAAAAGACCGAGTAACGTGACAACATCAAATGTTTACTTGGCGTTGTTTTAGGCAGTCTCCCCCTTATTTTAGAACCTGTACGTTTTGTTTCAGTGGCGCAGATGCTGTCCGGAGCTCGCGGGCTTGGGAACGCGCGTGTTGAGCCTCAGCCGAGGATTAGGCGCGAAGGGGTTGCTTCTTGTCTATTGTCGTACCAAATTCAAACCACGGACCACGTACTTACTCCCTGTTCATGATCTGGCTGTTTTGATGCACCAAGTGAATTGCGCAAGGAGTTCGCTTTAGAGCTTTCTGTACGCTAGAGATTGACTCCCGGGGCATCCATCAGCCTTTTCGCCCAATGCCCAGCGGGTCAGACTGCAAAGGCCAAGCGAGACACTCGATATGGATgcggtgatggcgagaggTAAGGAGAAGCTCCTGTTTTGGCTGCAAACTTGGAAGAACGAAGAGCTAATGTGACAATGTTAGACGCCTGGGCGTCAATTCCATCGAGCCTGCTCCAGGCCGAACttcaacgacgacgagaccAGGGCGAGAGACCGCAATGCGGCGGGCACAACTCGGGATGGTATGACACGGCTGCGCATGTCTTTGCGCTGCTCCTCATTCTCGTCCTGAGCACGATTGGTAAGGCTATTCACAAGATGGTGCGATAAGGGGGTTAAGGAGGAGTTTTGCTAATTCAGGGCTTTGCGCCATAGGTTGCGGCTTTCCGCTACTATCCCGGAGAGCGACTACGGGGCATCGACAGAAGACAATCATATTCTACTGCCAGCATATCGGCACCGGCGTGCTTCTCGCCACGGCATTTGTGCACCTGCTGCCGACCGCCTTCTCATCCCTGACCGACCCATGCCTGCCGTACTTCTTCAGCCAGGGATACACTCCTTTCCCAGGGCTCATTGCCATGGTCTCCGCCATTGTCGTTGTGGGAGTCGAATCATGGCTGACCGCTCGGGGCGCAGGCCACTCGCATTCGCATGCGCACGACTTCTGGGATGAGAACGACGAGGCTGAAGGCGATGCGCAAGAGCTGCATATGGCCGGCGAGGGCTTATCCAGCAGGCGCAGCCATGTGACGGGACGACGACCTGCGGACATCTCCCTCGACCACTTGGAGGCTGCAGAGGGGCTCATTGCAGGCGCCTCACCCTTGCCCGAGTCGAGCCCAGCGTTGCAGCGGCGAAGGTCtgcagacgacgacgaccgAGAATCggacctggacctggactTGGCGGAACTCGATCCCGCCCCTCCCGGTGGGAGTGCTCAGAACGGTGCTTACTCTTCACTTGCCAAGCCCAACACACGGCGTGGCGGCGAGACCTCAGATGGGAACCAGATACAGTCTCCTGAAGAGCAGAAGCGTCGGATGCTGCAGTGTCTGTTGCTAGAGGCCGGCATTCTGTTCCACAGTGTGTTCATAGGAATGGCCATCTCTGTGGCTACCGGCCCAGCCTTTGTCGTCTTCTTAGTCGCTATCAGCTTCCACCAGTCGTTTGAAGGCATGGCCCTGGGCAGCCGCATCGCAGCTATACAGTTCCCCAAGGGATCCATCCGCCCCTGGCTCATGGTCCTCGCCTACGGAACCACGACGCCCATCGGCCAGGCAATCGGCCTCGTCCTGCAGAGGAAATGGGACCCGAGCAGTGCCACGGGCCTTGTGGTCGTGGGCGTCACAAACGCCATCTCATCGGGTCTGCTGCTCTACGCGGGCCTtgtgcagctgctggccgaAGACTTCTTGACGGAGAAGAGCTATCGCATTttgaagggcaagaagcgcGCCCAGGCCTACTTTTCCGTCGTGGCTGGCGCGGCGCTCATGGCAGCCGTGGGAGCATTTGCTTAGCCCCTACCTTGGCCAGCGTCTTTGTGTCATTTGTGTGTGTATATGTTTGCCCAAAAAGAAGATTCGCATCTCGCGTTGATATAGTCTacattctttctttctttcccccttGATTGAATTCATTCAGTTTACAGTATGAGCTGCCGTTTGGCGTTGGTAGGTTAGGGCGGCCGACTTTATAGAGACATGGAACTTTTTGTTTTAAGCATGTAGCATGTTACATCTACTCTTTAGATAAGGGGGCTTTGTCGGAGTTTTGCGAGCAAAATATATGGCATGTGTGTTTTTGCAGTTGTTCATTCGTCTTGAGTCTAAACAGGCCGGATTAGGTTGTGTCAATGTAGATCCTGCAGTGAATTATGATTGTCCCTTTTCAATGTTCTATTGATCAAGTGGCGGTTGCGTATCAGGCAAGGTGATCAACGTCCGTGGTGCGCTTAGCTGCGTCTCTGGCGCGCTCTGTGTCGATATTTGCGAGGCGGTTAAAGGTACTCTGGTGTTGTCGGATCGCGCCATTTGCTTGCCTTCTCTACAGTTCAGTGAAAATTGAAACTGGTTtggcagaggagaagagtgAGTGCGTGTAAAAAGAGACTTTTGTTTCAATTCTCGATATGTAGGCTCCAGTCACATGGCTGGAGCGTGATTCAACGACCGTAGAATAGAAACGGCCCGAGAAACAAGGTTCAATTATGACTCCTCGAGATGCTCTATTTTATGGGGAGTAGCAAGTATCAAATACCCAGTTCTCtaagtatctgctattattactaatttCTGCTACTACAGCTATACGTGTCtagtatttactactatGGCTATATTTCTCAGTATTCACTACTATCTACAACACGGGATACTGGATAGCAAAGTAGGGGTTTGCTGAATAGGCATTCCCATTTTATGTAGATGTAGATACTTGGGGAGAATTCAAAAACGGAGCCAAGCCGCACTTTTTGCTTTCATCACGGATGCTTGATAGCAATGTAGAGATGGAGCTTGACACTGGTCTTTGGCATGAACAAAACACACAAAGACATTGCGGTATGCCCTTCACCCCTTGCTCTCATCTGTATAGCATCATCGTTCACACACGTTCAAAGCTTCGACAATTAGATGAACAAGCCAATGGAAATGAGTATAAAAGGAAGATACTACCGTGATTTGGAGCCTCGTCCCTTGGAAACCTTCTCTGATAAGCTGCTGTCCACAGGAAAACCTTAAGGGAAAGTGGCATATATAGAGCTTCTACCTAGCCagtggctttttttttttccttctcagGGTGAGAGAGACTTATATTCTAAGATACCAGCCGATCTGCAAAGTCGTTTCTTTCATAAAGGACGCTGAGATGGGTTCATGTTTTTCTGCCCCTGAGCCTTCGCCGCGGCGAAAGCGGCGACATACACGATCATCGTACGTATCACCTAAAAGGAATAACTGTCATTTAACAGCTACTCTAATCGCAATGTGAATACTTATGCCAAGCATTTTTAGTCGTCCCAGGTGGGTTCCAGGTGTTCAATATGACTTCTACTATTCCACTCGAGATGGCGAAACGGTCTTGGTTCGGGAACCAATCGAGCAGCCTCATCCCAGGTGCAACCCTCGATGCCTCGAACATTGCGAGACCACCACAGTCTCTGTTTCTATGAATGTGAGTCCTCCAACTGAACCTCGAGATAGGCCCCGCGAGGACGCAGAGCATAAGAGAAGAAGTCtcaaggagaacaagaagaggTCGAGCCGTCACAAATCGAGTCGTAACAAATCGAGTCGCcacaaaaggaagaagaagagtagCCATCATCGAAGCAGTCGAAGCAGCCGCCAGTGTAAGCAATCATTCACCCTTCCATTCGAGccgagagaaagaaagacagtTAATGATATTTTACTCAAAGATACTGAAACCGAGGCCACCAGTGGTTGGACtgcagacgacgacgacaaccgCTACCAGGTTGCGC contains these protein-coding regions:
- a CDS encoding NAD(P)H-binding domain-containing protein, encoding MSTIGIFPASGGLGTSTYTHLLKAVPASNVVLISRYPEKTPQIYKDQGVHLRQASYEASPSELEAAFQGINTLFLISYPSHVHEYRTGLHIPALDAAHRAGVKHVFYSSLAFALPDKSTTLAEVMGAHLDTEAHLRKLADQDPSFSWTSIREGLYHESFPIYTAFLDLRDTSTTEILIPHDGSGPGISWAKRDELGEASANLIAQHYQDSASFPWKNKLVVLTGPREWSLADTVKLLSTVAGRELTIRQVTVDEYTAQPQVAAKFGCNSLSRTWATAWDAIRAGETAHVSSTLEQLLGRRPEEFDVTIKNLYGSTAEK
- a CDS encoding ZIP zinc transporter domain-containing protein; its protein translation is MDAVMARDAWASIPSSLLQAELQRRRDQGERPQCGGHNSGWYDTAAHVFALLLILVLSTIGCGFPLLSRRATTGHRQKTIIFYCQHIGTGVLLATAFVHLLPTAFSSLTDPCLPYFFSQGYTPFPGLIAMVSAIVVVGVESWLTARGAGHSHSHAHDFWDENDEAEGDAQELHMAGEGLSSRRSHVTGRRPADISLDHLEAAEGLIAGASPLPESSPALQRRRSADDDDRESDLDLDLAELDPAPPGGSAQNGAYSSLAKPNTRRGGETSDGNQIQSPEEQKRRMLQCLLLEAGILFHSVFIGMAISVATGPAFVVFLVAISFHQSFEGMALGSRIAAIQFPKGSIRPWLMVLAYGTTTPIGQAIGLVLQRKWDPSSATGLVVVGVTNAISSGLLLYAGLVQLLAEDFLTEKSYRILKGKKRAQAYFSVVAGAALMAAVGAFA